One genomic segment of Equus przewalskii isolate Varuska chromosome 13, EquPr2, whole genome shotgun sequence includes these proteins:
- the LOC103563329 gene encoding protocadherin alpha-9, translating to MPKNGGYGGTGLRDSRQCSSSSSYQTSSSDSNKRVLDMVFSWRGGPGSRCLLLSLLLLAVWKVGSGQVHYSVPEEAKHGTFVGRIAQDLGLQLAELVPRLFRVASKGRGDLLEVNLQNGILFVNSRIDREELCGRSLECSIHLEVIVDRPLQVFHVEVEVKDINDNPPMFLVKEQKLFVSESRMPDSRFPLEGASDADIGANSVLTYRLSYSDYFMLDVNSKNEENKQVELVLRKPLDREEAPEHSLFLTATDEGKPELTGTVQLLVTVLDVNDNAPSFEQSEYEVRIFENSDNGTIVIRLNASDRDEGANAEISYSFNSLVPPMVIDQFSIDSNTGEITIRKNLDFEKVNSYKIRIDATDRGHPPMAGHCTVLVKILDINDNVPQIAFTSLSLPVREDAKFGTVIALISVSDLDSGVNGQVTCSLTPHVPFKLVSTFKNYYSLMLDSTLDRESVSAYSLVVTAQDGGSPSLSVTASVSVEVADVNDNAPAFPQPEYTVFVKENNPPGSHIFTMSARDVDAQENARVSYSLVERRVGERALSSYVSVHAESGKVYALQPLDHEELELLQFQVSARDAGVPPLGSNVTLQVFVLDENDNAPALLPPGAAGGAGAVSELVSRSVGAGHVVAKVRAVDADSGYNAWLSFELQPAVGGGRSPFRVGLYTGEISTTRALDEADAPRQRLLVLVKDHGEPALMATATVLLSLVESGQAPKASSQASAGAARADTALVDVNVYLIIAICAVSSLLVLTLLLYVALRCSAPPIEGACGRGKPTLVCSGAVESWSYSQQRRQRVCSGEGQPKTDLMAFSPSLSPCPVSVDVTGDPQACLDFSGKYTKKTKSRQIQIRKNRIKRNERKVFKLMELYLHIKPLDVAVFHKMAFRNKGIIPCFSRTRKALHSEISAISIKLDVRNQIGKLGTCVCSRPPIHRFVKQEKSVMLVYRPSGPRAWCLLLSLLLIATGQVGSGQVHYSVPEEAKHGTFVGRIAQDLGLELAELVPRLFRVASKGRGDLLEVNLQNGILFVNSRIDREELCGRSLECSIHLEVIVDRPLQVFHVEVEVKDINDNPPVFSVSEQKLSIPESRLLDSRFPLEGASDADVGENAMLTYRLSPNEFFILDIINKKDKGKHPVLVLRKLLDREENTQLRLLLTATDGGKPELIGSVTLLILVLDANDNAPVFDRSVYEVKMYENSANQTLVIWLNASDADEGLNKEMLYSFSSLVPLSLRRKFLMNERTGEIRLNDTIDFEDSNTYEIHVDVTDKGNPPMAGHCTVLVEILDENDNSPEVVVTSVALPVREDAQVGTVIALISVSDRDSGANGQVTCSLTPPYVPFKLVSTFKNYYSLVLDSALDRESVANYEAVVTARDGGSPSLSATASVSVEVADVNDNAPSFAQPEYTVFVKENNPPGSHIFTVSARDADAQENARVSYSLVERRVGERALSSYVSVHAESGKVYALQPLDHEELELLQFQVSARDAGVPPLGSNVTLQVFVLDENDNAPALLPPGAGGGASAVSELVSRSVGAGHVVAKVRAVDADSGYNAWLSFELQLAAGGGRSPFRVGLYTGEISTTRALDEADAPRQRLLVLVKDHGEPALTATATVLLSLVESGQAPKTSSRTSAGTAETALVDVNVYLIIAICAVSSLLVLTLLLYVALRCSAPPIEGACGPGKPRLVCSGAVESWSYSQQRRQKVCSGEGPPKADLMAFSPSLPPCSVLDAEVEEQSIGGDPSRKPRQPNPDWRYSASLRAGMHSSVHLEEAGILRAGPGGPDQQWPTVSSATPEPEAGEVSPPVGAGVNSNSWTFKYGPGNPKQPGPGELPDKFIIPGSPAIISIRQEPTNSQIDKSDFITFGKKEETKKKKKKKKGNKTQEKKEKGNSTTDNSDQ from the exons ATGCCAAAAAATGGCGGCTACGGCGGAACTGGATTAAGAGACTCCAGGCAATGCAGCAGTTCGTCTTCATATCAAACAAGCTCTTCTGATAGCAATAAACGAGTACTTGACATGGTGTTTTCTTGGCGAGGAGGCCCGGGATCCCGGTGTCTGCTGCTGTCGCTTCTACTCCTCGCAGTCTGGAAGGTCGGGAGCGGCCAGGTCCACTACTCGGTCCCCGAGGAGGCCAAACACGGCACCTTCGTGGGTCGCATCGCGCAAGACCTGGGGCTGCAACTGGCGGAGCTGGTGCCGCGCCTATTCCGGGTGGCGTCCAAAGGCCGCGGGGACCTTCTGGAGGTAAATCTGCAGAATGGCATTTTGTTTGTGAATTCTCGGATCGACCGCGAGGAGCTGTGCGGGCGGAGCTTGGAGTGCAGCATCCACCTGGAGGTGATCGTGGACCGGCCGCTGCAGGTTTTCCatgtggaggtggaggtgaaGGACATTAACGACAACCCGCCCATGTTCCTGGTAAAGGAACAAAAGTTATTTGTTTCAGAATCTAGAATGCCAGATTCTCGTTTTCCGCTAGAGGGTGCTTCGGATGCAGATATTGGAGCGAACTCCGTTTTAACCTATAGGCTTAGCTATAGTGATTACTTCATGCTGGATGTGAATTCCAAGAACGAAGAGAATAAACAAGTTGAGCTCGTGTTAAGGAAACCTTTGGACAGAGAGGAAGCTCCCGAACATAGCTTATTCTTGACGGCCACTGACGAAGGCAAACCTGAGCTCACGGGCACCGTTCAGCTGCTGGTCACCGTGCTCGACGTGAATGACAATGCTCCCAGTTTCGAACAGTCTGAATATGAAGTAAGAATATTCGAAAACTCCGACAACGGAACGATAGTTATCAGACTGAATGCTTCTGATCGGGATGAAGGAGCGAATGCGGAGATTTCATACTCTTTTAATAGCCTTGTTCCACCCATGGTTATTGACCAGTTTAGCATAGATTCAAATACTGGAGAAATAACAATTCGAAAGAACCTGGATTTCGAAAAAGTGAATTCCTATAAAATCCGCATTGACGCCACGGACAGAGGCCATCCACCAATGGCTGGTCATTGCACGGTTTTGGTAAAAATCTTAGATATTAATGATAACGTCCCTCAGATTGCATTTACTTCCTTATCCTTGCCTGTGCGAGAGGACGCTAAATTCGGCACTGTCATTGCCCTAATTAGCGTGTCCGATCTCGACTCAGGTGTCAACGGGCAGGTGACCTGCTCTCTGACGCCACACGTTCCCTTTAAGCTGGTGTCCACCTTCAAGAATTATTATTCGCTGATGCTGGACAGCACCCTGGACCGCGAGAGTGTGTCGGCCTATTCTCTAGTAGTGACCGCCCAGGACGGAGGCTCACCTTCTCTGTCGGTCACGGCCAGCGTGTCCGTGGAGGTGGCCGACGTGAACGACAACGCGCCCGCGTTCCCGCAGCCCGAGTACACGGTGTTCGTGAAGGAGAACAACCCGCCGGGCAGCCACATCTTCACGATGTCTGCGCGGGACGTGGACGCGCAGGAGAACGCGCGGGTGTCCTACTCGCTGGTGGAGCGGCGCGTGGGCGAGCGTGCGCTGTCGAGCTACGTGTCGGTGCACGCGGAGAGCGGCAAGGTGTACGCGCTGCAGCCGCTGGACCACgaggagctggagctgctgcagTTCCAGGTGAGCGCGCGCGACGCGGGCGTGCCGCCTCTGGGCAGCAACGTGACGCTGCAGGTGTTCGTGCTGGACGAGAACGACAACGCGCCCGCGCTGCTGCCGCCTGGGGCGGCCGGCGGGGCCGGCGCGGTGAGCGAGCTGGTGTCGCGGTCGGTGGGCGCGGGCCACGTGGTGGCGAAGGTGCGCGCGGTGGACGCGGACTCTGGCTACAACGCGTGGCTGTCTTTCGAGCTGCAGCCGGCGGTGGGTGGCGGGCGCAGCCCGTTCCGCGTAGGGTTGTACACGGGCGAGATCAGCACGACTCGCGCCCTGGACGAGGCGGATGCGCCGCGCCAGCGTCTGCTGGTGCTGGTGAAGGACCACGGCGAGCCTGCGCTGATGGCCACGGCCACCGTGCTGCTGTCTCTGGTGGAGAGCGGCCAGGCGCCGAAGGCTTCGTCACAGGCGTCGGCGGGCGCCGCGCGCGCGGATACAGCTCTGGTGGATGTCAACGTGTACCTGATCATCGCCATCTGCGCGGTGTCCAGCCTGTTGGTGCTGACGCTGCTGCTGTACGTGGCGCTGCGGTGCTCGGCGCCGCCCATCGAGGGCGCGTGCGGGCGGGGTAAGCCCACGCTGGTGTGCTCTGGCGCGGTGGAGAGTTGGTCTTATTCACAGCAGAGGCGGCAGAGGGTGtgctctggggaggggcagcccaAGACCGACCTGATGGCCTTCAGCCCCAGCCTTTCTCCTTGTCCTGTATCTGTAGATGTAACGGGAGATCCACAAGCTTGTTTGGACTTCTCTGGGAAG TACACGAAAAAGACGAAGTCCAGACAGATACAAATAcgtaaaaatagaattaaaaggaatgaaaggaaagttTTTAAACTCATGGAATTGTACTTACACATTAAGCCACTCGATGTCGCTGTCTTCCACAAAATGGCTTTTCGGAACAAAGGCATAATCCCGTGTTTCTCAAGGACTAGGAAGGCGCTACATTCTGAGATCTCAGCCATTTCCATAAAATTGGATGTGAGAAACCAAATAGGAAAACTCGGGACGTGTGTGTGTTCTAGACCGCCGATCCATCGATTTGTAAAACAGGAGAAAAGTGTGATGTTGGTCTATAGACCCAGCGGCCCGAGAGCCTGGTGCCTGCTTCTCTCGCTTCTGCTCATCGCAACGGGGCAGGTGGGGAGCGGCCAGGTCCACTACTCGGTCCCTGAGGAGGCCAAACACGGCACCTTCGTGGGCCGCATCGCCCAggacctggggctggagctggcggAGCTGGTGCCGCGCCTGTTCCGGGTGGCGTCCAAAGGCCGCGGGGACCTTCTGGAGGTAAATCTGCAGAACGGCATTTTGTTTGTGAATTCTCGGATCGACCGCGAGGAGCTGTGCGGGCGGAGCCTGGAGTGCAGCATCCACCTGGAGGTGATCGTGGACCGGCCGCTGCAGGTTTTCCATGTGGAGGTGGAAGTGAAAGATATTAACGACAACCCGCCGGTCTTCTCCGTCTCAGAACAAAAGCTCTCAATACCCGAATCTCGACTGCTTGACTCTCGGTTTCCGCTAGAAGGCGCATCTGACGCGGATGTTGGAGAGAACGCAATGCTTACTTACAGGCTCAGTCCAAATGagtttttcattcttgatattataaataaaaaagacaaaggcaAACACCCAGTGCTTGTTCTACGAAAACTGCTAGATCGCGAAGAAAATACTCAGCTTCGGTTACTATTAACGGCAACTGACGGAGGCAAACCTGAACTTATAGGATCTGTTACTCTGCTGATCCTAGTGTTGGATGCCAATGATAATGCCCCGGTATTTGACCGATCCGTTTATGAAGTAAAGATGTATGAAAATTCAGCGAACCAAACGTTGGTAATATGGCTAAACGCTTCTGACGCGGATGAAGGGTTAAACAAAGAAATGCTATATTCATTTAGCTCTTTGGTCCCACTCAGCTTAAGAAGAAAATTTCTAATGAATGAAAGGACGGGAGAAATAAGATTAAATGATACTATTGACTTTGAGGATAGCAACACTTACGAAATTCATGTAGATGTTACAGATAAAGGAAACCCACCTATGGCTGGTCACTGCACCGTCCTAGTGGAAATCCTAGATGAAAATGATAATTCACCTGAGGTGGTTGTCACTTCTGTGGCTCTCCCTGTGCGAGAGGATGCTCAGGTGGGCACTGTCATCGCCCTGATCAGCGTTTCCGACCGTGACTCTGGCGCCAACGGACAGGTGACCTGCTCACTAACACCTCCTTATGTCCCCTTCAAGCTGGTGTCCACCTTCAAAAATTACTATTCGCTCGTGCTGGATAGCGCCCTGGATCGGGAGAGCGTGGCGAACTACGAGGCAGTGGTGACAGCGCGGGACGGGGGCTCGCCTTCACTGTCGGCCACGGCCAGCGTGTCCGTGGAGGTGGCCGATGTGAACGACAACGCGCCTTCGTTCGCGCAGCCCGAGTACACGGTGTTCGTGAAGGAGAACAACCCGCCTGGCAGCCACATCTTCACGGTGTCTGCGCGGGACGCGGACGCGCAGGAGAACGCGCGGGTGTCCTACTCGCTGGTGGAGCGGCGCGTGGGCGAGCGTGCGCTGTCGAGCTACGTGTCGGTGCACGCGGAGAGCGGCAAGGTGTACGCGCTGCAGCCGCTGGACCACgaggagctggagctgctgcagTTCCAGGTGAGCGCGCGCGACGCGGGCGTGCCGCCTCTGGGCAGCAACGTGACGCTGCAGGTGTTCGTGCTGGACGAGAACGACAACGCGCCCGCGCTGCTGCCGCctggggcgggcggcggggccaGCGCGGTGAGCGAGCTGGTGTCGCGGTCGGTGGGCGCGGGCCACGTGGTGGCGAAGGTGCGCGCGGTGGACGCGGACTCTGGCTACAACGCGTGGCTGTCTTTCGAGCTGCAGCTGGCGGCGGGTGGCGGGCGCAGCCCGTTCCGCGTGGGGCTGTACACGGGCGAGATCAGCACGACTCGCGCCCTGGATGAGGCAGACGCGCCGCGCCAGCGCCTGCTGGTGCTGGTGAAGGACCACGGCGAGCCGGCGCTGACGGCCACGGCCACCGTGCTGCTGTCTCTGGTGGAGAGTGGCCAGGCTCCGAAGACCTCGTCACGGACGTCGGCGGGCACCGCAGAGACGGCGCTGGTGGATGTCAATGTGTATCTGATCATCGCCATTTGCGCGGTGTCCAGCCTGTTGGTGCTCACGCTGCTGCTGTACGTGGCGCTGCGGTGCTCGGCGCCGCCCATCGAAGGCGCGTGCGGGCCAGGGAAGCCCAGGTTGGTGTGCTCTGGAGCGGTGGAGAGCTGGTCTTATTCACAGCAGAGGCGGCAGAAGGTGTGCTCTGGGGAGGGGCCACCCAAGGCGGATCTCATGGCCTTCAGTCCCAGCCTCCCACCGTGTTCAGTACTAGATGCGGAAGTGGAAGAACAGTCTATTGGAGGGGACCCTTCTAGGAAG